The Paraburkholderia sp. SOS3 genome includes a region encoding these proteins:
- a CDS encoding EAL and HDOD domain-containing protein, with product MSEPFDDRDDRRADKGAGGTQSGTPGVSLGAPRSASEFVYLGRQPILDRSGALNAYELLFRDSAHNHARVSDDAQATAQVVARTIGSIGVPAVLGQHRGYINIGRRLLFDDTVHLMSPQRFVLEILENVTVDARLLARLAELRRAGFRIALDDVWELSESLYAMLPYADIVKVDFLLAERSTLKTLAATLRGHGKTLIAEKVETREDFLQARDLGFDLFQGYFFARPQVLAAQRSRSSSAALLRLLALLSRDAGLFELEAELKRHPNVVVQLLRLVNSSAFGLGRHIASLREAIIATGTRQIARWAQLLLYAGGGELPWSSDPLVQLAGTRSRFMELAARLLRPGDEDFADAAFMTGIFSLVHVVVDSSPAKALDKLGLSPLIRNAIVERDGEMGALLRVAEAAGQGAETTAIVQAETLERFAVFTPAVLAELNLSAAAWFGAHAGGN from the coding sequence ATGTCAGAACCGTTCGACGATAGAGACGACCGCAGGGCCGATAAAGGAGCCGGCGGCACGCAGAGCGGCACACCCGGTGTGTCGCTGGGCGCCCCGCGTTCCGCTTCGGAGTTCGTTTATCTGGGCCGCCAGCCGATTCTCGACCGCAGCGGCGCGCTCAATGCCTACGAGTTGCTGTTCCGCGACAGCGCGCACAACCACGCGCGCGTGTCCGACGACGCGCAGGCGACCGCCCAGGTCGTGGCGCGCACCATCGGCTCCATCGGTGTGCCCGCCGTGCTCGGCCAGCACCGCGGCTATATCAACATCGGCCGGCGCCTGCTGTTCGACGACACCGTGCATCTGATGTCGCCGCAGCGCTTCGTGCTCGAAATCCTCGAAAACGTGACCGTCGATGCGCGGCTGCTCGCGCGTCTGGCCGAATTGCGCCGGGCCGGCTTCCGGATCGCGCTCGACGACGTCTGGGAGCTGTCCGAGAGCCTTTACGCGATGCTGCCGTACGCGGATATCGTCAAGGTCGATTTCCTGCTGGCCGAGCGCAGTACGCTGAAAACGCTCGCGGCGACGCTGCGCGGGCACGGCAAGACGCTGATCGCCGAGAAGGTCGAAACGCGCGAGGATTTTTTGCAGGCGCGCGACCTCGGCTTCGATCTGTTCCAGGGCTACTTCTTCGCGCGGCCGCAGGTGCTTGCCGCGCAACGCAGCCGTTCGTCGAGCGCGGCGCTGTTGCGCCTGCTCGCGCTGCTGTCGCGCGACGCCGGTCTCTTCGAACTCGAAGCGGAACTGAAGCGCCACCCGAACGTCGTCGTGCAATTGCTGCGCCTTGTCAATTCGAGCGCCTTCGGCCTTGGCCGTCATATCGCGTCGCTGCGCGAGGCCATCATCGCGACCGGCACGCGGCAGATCGCGCGCTGGGCGCAACTGCTGCTGTACGCGGGCGGCGGCGAGCTCCCATGGAGCTCCGATCCGCTCGTGCAGCTGGCCGGCACGCGCTCGCGCTTCATGGAGCTGGCCGCGCGCCTGTTGCGGCCCGGCGACGAAGATTTCGCCGACGCGGCATTCATGACCGGCATCTTTTCGCTCGTCCACGTCGTCGTCGATTCGTCGCCCGCTAAGGCGCTCGACAAGCTTGGACTGTCGCCGCTGATCCGCAATGCGATCGTCGAGCGCGACGGCGAGATGGGCGCGCTGCTGCGTGTCGCCGAAGCGGCGGGGCAGGGCGCCGAGACGACGGCGATCGTCCAGGCGGAAACGCTCGAGCGCTTCGCGGTGTTCACGCCCGCGGTGCTGGCGGAGCTTAACCTGTCGGCGGCCGCGTGGTTCGGTGCGCATGCGGGTGGAAACTGA
- a CDS encoding putative bifunctional diguanylate cyclase/phosphodiesterase, whose product MEANRITAPRRGWLRNAIDRWRTVLSPRGGEAHAAGAGAAALGLEQTVGAVDFLAHVDRDLRFLYVTDASLRFIGYHREYLQTISLHDIVAPADSARLEAVLTRAEASGAVEKVTLDLVKSLTYPIAVELRVVRNNHDGIEGYAIAGFDVSAWRANEASLKRALHTDHLTGIANVPALVDALRDAQQQADANGTPAALLLLDLDDYQRVNRALGYDAGDEMLRDTAKRLTHMTTQGEIIARVASDEFAILLPPAATRTDAAIAAEALARRLLTAIQQPYSYNRQPVHLSASIGIALYPDVQHLNDTTSRDSQLLRWADHALLRAKAAGGNTLAFYVPDDSPADAERLKLESDLYDGVRNGEFSLHFQPITSSHSRGVVGVEALIRWHHPLHGLVPPSMFIPLAESVGLINYLGNWVLKAACMQLIQWDAKGIKLQYVAVNVSPQQFRDPRFTDNVREAIALTGIDPRRLVFEITETLLMHDPAHATALLAELTAIGIRFAVDDFGTGYSSLAYLQRFPLAKLKIDRSFVENLLTSRNDQAIVSAVVGLAQTLDLELVAEGVETEAQRALLTQMGCDHIQGWLVCKALPSEELAQRFESRALYLHDAA is encoded by the coding sequence ATGGAAGCGAACAGGATTACTGCACCTCGACGGGGCTGGCTGCGCAACGCGATCGACCGTTGGCGCACGGTACTGAGCCCGCGCGGCGGCGAGGCGCACGCGGCCGGTGCCGGCGCCGCCGCCCTCGGTCTCGAGCAGACCGTCGGCGCAGTCGACTTCCTTGCCCACGTCGACCGGGATTTGCGCTTCCTCTACGTGACCGACGCGAGCCTGCGCTTCATCGGCTACCACCGCGAGTATCTGCAAACCATCTCGTTGCACGACATCGTCGCCCCGGCCGACAGCGCGCGCCTCGAAGCCGTGCTGACGCGCGCCGAGGCAAGCGGCGCGGTCGAAAAGGTCACGCTCGATCTGGTCAAGTCGCTGACTTACCCGATCGCCGTCGAACTGCGCGTCGTGCGCAACAACCACGACGGCATCGAAGGCTATGCGATCGCGGGCTTCGACGTCTCCGCGTGGCGCGCCAACGAAGCGAGCCTCAAACGCGCGCTGCATACCGATCATCTGACCGGCATCGCCAACGTGCCGGCGCTCGTCGACGCGCTGCGCGACGCGCAGCAGCAGGCCGACGCGAACGGCACGCCGGCCGCGCTGCTGCTGCTCGACCTCGACGACTACCAGCGCGTGAACCGCGCGCTCGGCTACGACGCCGGCGACGAAATGCTGCGCGACACCGCGAAGCGCCTCACGCACATGACGACGCAAGGCGAAATCATTGCGCGCGTCGCAAGCGACGAGTTCGCGATCCTGCTGCCGCCGGCCGCGACGCGCACCGACGCCGCCATCGCCGCCGAAGCGCTCGCGCGGCGCCTGCTGACCGCGATCCAGCAGCCCTACTCGTATAACCGGCAGCCCGTGCATCTGTCGGCCAGCATCGGCATCGCCCTGTACCCGGACGTGCAGCACCTGAACGACACGACCTCGCGCGACAGCCAGTTGCTGCGCTGGGCCGACCACGCGCTGCTGCGCGCCAAGGCCGCGGGCGGCAACACGCTCGCGTTCTACGTGCCCGACGACAGCCCCGCCGACGCCGAGCGCCTGAAGCTCGAATCGGACCTCTACGACGGCGTGCGCAACGGCGAGTTCTCGTTGCACTTCCAGCCGATCACGAGCAGCCACTCGCGCGGCGTGGTCGGCGTCGAGGCGCTGATCCGCTGGCACCATCCGTTGCACGGGCTCGTGCCGCCGTCGATGTTCATTCCGCTTGCGGAGTCGGTCGGCCTCATCAACTACCTCGGCAACTGGGTGCTGAAGGCCGCCTGCATGCAGCTCATCCAGTGGGACGCAAAGGGCATCAAGCTGCAATACGTCGCGGTCAACGTGTCGCCGCAGCAGTTCCGCGACCCGCGCTTCACCGACAACGTGCGCGAAGCGATCGCGCTGACCGGCATCGACCCGCGCCGGCTCGTGTTCGAAATCACCGAGACGCTGCTCATGCACGATCCCGCGCATGCAACCGCACTGCTCGCGGAATTAACTGCCATCGGTATTCGTTTTGCAGTAGACGACTTCGGCACGGGTTATTCGAGTCTCGCGTATCTGCAACGTTTCCCGCTCGCCAAACTGAAAATCGACAGGAGCTTCGTCGAGAATCTGCTAACCTCGCGCAATGATCAGGCAATTGTCAGCGCGGTGGTCGGGCTTGCGCAGACACTCGATCTCGAACTGGTCGCCGAAGGCGTCGAAACGGAAGCGCAGCGTGCATTGCTGACCCAGATGGGATGCGATCACATTCAGGGGTGGCTCGTCTGCAAGGCGCTGCCGTCGGAAGAACTGGCGCAGCGCTTCGAATCGCGCGCGCTCTACCTGCACGACGCAGCATGA
- a CDS encoding HDOD domain-containing protein yields the protein MLKAALLDRLWGKMSERGDFPMLSQSLRTTMAAVKNDELDFTSLVQVVLSDFALTHKVLRLANSAMYMAFGGNITTVSRALMVLGMDAVGHLVVGLQIVDHFHHSAPRRIDAKLELNRTMLSGCVARKLTERGDLRAGEEAVVCTLMRQVGKLLVVFYLDTEWDQIRRQLDAGVSEKDACASILGVSYEEIGIEAAARWRLPEIIRTGMTAFDPSRDDEPRQTQWMRAVTTFSTEVANLLTAPDMPIAVRDARIAELAQRYSRPLNTDADVLIEMSIALAREEAGDGVMREINELRASADAIAREPLEPEDRIRAGVEDLRALPADNALAPALTLASETVLAGLGFDRTVVFVRQGSGTFKASMGFGPKVDAVMPQLSFASAFQPDVFHLAIANSVGIFIENARDPKMVARLPDWYKRSFSDARSFVLLPVMLENQSTVALMYGDWTHNTEPRRISQQEMAALNELSRELRRFFVQAPVVGELETQ from the coding sequence ATGTTAAAGGCGGCGTTGCTCGACAGGCTCTGGGGCAAGATGAGCGAACGCGGCGATTTTCCGATGCTGTCGCAGTCGCTCCGCACCACGATGGCCGCCGTCAAGAACGACGAACTCGACTTCACGTCGCTCGTTCAGGTTGTGCTCTCCGACTTCGCATTGACGCACAAGGTGCTGCGTCTTGCGAATTCGGCGATGTACATGGCGTTCGGCGGCAACATCACCACGGTCTCGCGCGCGCTGATGGTGCTCGGCATGGACGCGGTCGGCCATCTCGTCGTCGGCCTGCAGATCGTCGATCACTTTCACCATAGCGCGCCACGCCGCATCGACGCAAAGCTCGAACTGAACCGCACGATGCTCTCGGGCTGCGTCGCGCGCAAGCTGACCGAACGCGGCGACCTGCGCGCGGGCGAAGAAGCGGTGGTGTGCACGCTGATGCGCCAGGTCGGCAAGCTGCTCGTCGTGTTCTATCTCGACACCGAATGGGACCAGATTCGCCGCCAGCTCGATGCGGGCGTCTCCGAAAAGGATGCGTGCGCAAGCATACTCGGCGTCTCGTACGAAGAGATCGGCATCGAGGCCGCGGCGCGCTGGCGCCTGCCCGAAATCATCCGCACCGGCATGACCGCGTTCGATCCGTCCCGCGACGACGAGCCGCGCCAGACGCAATGGATGCGCGCCGTCACGACCTTCTCGACCGAAGTCGCGAACCTGCTGACCGCGCCCGACATGCCCATCGCCGTGCGCGACGCGCGTATCGCGGAGCTCGCGCAGCGCTACAGCCGGCCGCTGAACACCGATGCGGACGTGCTGATCGAAATGAGCATCGCGCTCGCGCGTGAAGAAGCGGGCGACGGCGTGATGCGCGAAATCAACGAACTGCGCGCGAGCGCCGACGCCATCGCGCGCGAGCCGCTCGAACCCGAAGACCGCATCCGCGCGGGCGTCGAAGACCTGCGCGCGCTGCCCGCGGACAACGCGCTCGCGCCGGCGCTGACGCTCGCGTCCGAAACCGTGCTGGCGGGCCTCGGCTTCGACCGCACGGTGGTGTTCGTGCGCCAGGGCAGCGGCACCTTCAAGGCGAGCATGGGCTTCGGTCCGAAAGTCGACGCAGTGATGCCGCAGCTGTCGTTTGCCAGCGCATTCCAGCCGGACGTGTTCCACCTCGCCATCGCGAACTCGGTCGGCATCTTCATCGAGAACGCGCGCGACCCGAAAATGGTCGCGCGGCTGCCGGACTGGTACAAACGCTCGTTCAGCGACGCGCGGTCATTCGTGCTGCTGCCGGTCATGCTCGAAAATCAGTCGACGGTCGCGCTGATGTATGGCGACTGGACGCACAATACCGAGCCACGCCGCATCAGCCAGCAGGAAATGGCGGCATTGAACGAGCTATCGCGGGAATTACGGCGTTTTTTCGTCCAGGCGCCGGTGGTGGGTGAGCTGGAGACGCAGTGA